The Branchiostoma floridae strain S238N-H82 chromosome 10, Bfl_VNyyK, whole genome shotgun sequence genome has a segment encoding these proteins:
- the LOC118424142 gene encoding ubiquitin-like protein FUBI isoform X3 codes for MQLFVRAQELHALEVSGNETVQEIKTKVNELEGLPVDDLVLTHSGAPLEDSQVLTSCGIRDLSSLLLEVRLRGGKVHGSLARAGKVKGQTPKVDKAEKKKKKTGRAKRRIQYNRRFVNVMPTFGRKKGPNSNS; via the exons ATGCAGCTCTTCGTCCGTGCCCAAGAACTCCACGCCCTCGAGGTGTCTGGAAATGAAACCGTACAGGAAATCAAG ACCAAGGTGAATGAGCTGGAGGGCCTGCCTGTGGATGACCTGGTGCTGACCCACAGTGGAGCTCCCCTGGAGGACTCCCAGGTCCTGACCAGCTGTGGCATCAGGGACCTGTCCAGCCTGCTGCTGGAAGTACGACTTAGGGGAG GTAAGGTTCACGGCTCCCTGGCACGTGCAGGCAAGGTCAAGGGTCAGACACCTAAG GTCGACAAggcagaaaagaagaagaagaagactggTCGTGCCAAGAGGCGTATCCAGTACAACCGGCGCTTCGTCAATGTGATGCCCACATTTGGCAGGAAGAAGGGACCCAACTCCAACTCCTAA
- the LOC118424141 gene encoding ras-related protein Rab-10-like isoform X2, protein MYPLPLRGGRLHHVTHLNDRNLAIGYMPAKECRSVRMTHGSGIDFKLKTVEVNGKRIRVQIWDTAGQERYETITKQYYRRAQGVLLVYDVTSEKSFTNISKWANDVDEYAPEDVERMLIANKSDDRDWRVISKQQGQKLADLYRMSFFETSAYRNVNIKEAFLALTNNIIRRQGIIPAPDNSCVKDGKCIHDLDMDLTAGDVTPLTDTEETKTGACSACSVV, encoded by the exons ATGTATCCTCTACCGCTTCGTGGAGGACGACTTCACCATGTCACACATCTCAACGATAG GAACCTTGCCATTGGGTACATGCCAGCTAAGGAATGTAGGAGTGTTAGGATGACACATGGGTCAG GAATCGACTTCAAGCTGAAGACAGTGGAAGTAAATGGCAAGAGAATCAGAGTACAGATATG GGACACTGCTGGACAAGAAAGATATGAAACTATCACCAAGCAATATTACAGGAGAGCACAG GGAGTTTTGCTGGTTTATGATGTGACCAGTGAAAAATCTTTCACCAACATCTCCAAGTGGGCCAACGATGTTGATGAG TATGCACCAGAGGATGTGGAGAGAATGTTAATAGCAAACAAGAGTGATGATCGGGACTGGAGAGTCATCTCCAAACAACAGGGACAGAAG CTTGCTGACCTGTATCGAATGTCATTCTTTGAAACCAGTGCCTACAGGAATGTCAACATAAAGGAG GCCTTCCTGGCTCTTACCAACAACATTATCCGGAGACAGGGTATCATTCCAGCACCAGACAACAGCTGTGTCAAGGATGGCAAGTGTATCCACGACCTGGACATGGACCTGACAGCAGGTGACGTCACCCCACTAACAGACACGGAGGAGACCAAGACTGGAGCCTGCTCTGCATGTTCAGTGGTGTAA
- the LOC118424141 gene encoding ras-related protein Rab-15-like isoform X1 produces MNSNHRMVGRRRSSEAKQYDMLLRVLLIGDSGVGKTCILYRFVEDDFTMSHISTIGIDFKLKTVEVNGKRIRVQIWDTAGQERYETITKQYYRRAQGVLLVYDVTSEKSFTNISKWANDVDEYAPEDVERMLIANKSDDRDWRVISKQQGQKLADLYRMSFFETSAYRNVNIKEAFLALTNNIIRRQGIIPAPDNSCVKDGKCIHDLDMDLTAGDVTPLTDTEETKTGACSACSVV; encoded by the exons ATGAATTCCAACCACAGGATGGTGGGGAGGCGGAGGTCCTCGGAGGCGAAGCAGTACGACATGTTACTCCGGGTCCTGCTGATCGGAGACTCCGGCGTCGGGAAGACATGTATCCTCTACCGCTTCGTGGAGGACGACTTCACCATGTCACACATCTCAACGATAG GAATCGACTTCAAGCTGAAGACAGTGGAAGTAAATGGCAAGAGAATCAGAGTACAGATATG GGACACTGCTGGACAAGAAAGATATGAAACTATCACCAAGCAATATTACAGGAGAGCACAG GGAGTTTTGCTGGTTTATGATGTGACCAGTGAAAAATCTTTCACCAACATCTCCAAGTGGGCCAACGATGTTGATGAG TATGCACCAGAGGATGTGGAGAGAATGTTAATAGCAAACAAGAGTGATGATCGGGACTGGAGAGTCATCTCCAAACAACAGGGACAGAAG CTTGCTGACCTGTATCGAATGTCATTCTTTGAAACCAGTGCCTACAGGAATGTCAACATAAAGGAG GCCTTCCTGGCTCTTACCAACAACATTATCCGGAGACAGGGTATCATTCCAGCACCAGACAACAGCTGTGTCAAGGATGGCAAGTGTATCCACGACCTGGACATGGACCTGACAGCAGGTGACGTCACCCCACTAACAGACACGGAGGAGACCAAGACTGGAGCCTGCTCTGCATGTTCAGTGGTGTAA
- the LOC118424142 gene encoding ubiquitin-60S ribosomal protein L40-like isoform X1 has translation MNVLPDEEAHGKDAWVLCAVVLFFGQPFWLHNETVKMQLFVRAQELHALEVSGNETVQEIKTKVNELEGLPVDDLVLTHSGAPLEDSQVLTSCGIRDLSSLLLEVRLRGGKVHGSLARAGKVKGQTPKVDKAEKKKKKTGRAKRRIQYNRRFVNVMPTFGRKKGPNSNS, from the exons ATGAATGTCCTTCCTGACGAAGAGGCCCATGGGAAGGATGCGTGGGTTTTGTGCGCAGTCGTCCTCTTTTTCGGTCAGCCATTTTGGTTGCACAACGAGAC AGTAAAGATGCAGCTCTTCGTCCGTGCCCAAGAACTCCACGCCCTCGAGGTGTCTGGAAATGAAACCGTACAGGAAATCAAG ACCAAGGTGAATGAGCTGGAGGGCCTGCCTGTGGATGACCTGGTGCTGACCCACAGTGGAGCTCCCCTGGAGGACTCCCAGGTCCTGACCAGCTGTGGCATCAGGGACCTGTCCAGCCTGCTGCTGGAAGTACGACTTAGGGGAG GTAAGGTTCACGGCTCCCTGGCACGTGCAGGCAAGGTCAAGGGTCAGACACCTAAG GTCGACAAggcagaaaagaagaagaagaagactggTCGTGCCAAGAGGCGTATCCAGTACAACCGGCGCTTCGTCAATGTGATGCCCACATTTGGCAGGAAGAAGGGACCCAACTCCAACTCCTAA
- the LOC118424207 gene encoding uncharacterized protein LOC118424207, which translates to MSSSNSYISSLEPNDRTRYFEKLMVSVEDAGDSSNPEVTGSAVTGDGVRLPDPYSLTGWKDDLSLWPDTDYGCIYTYLIEAPGPFNGEAMKAYKSLEAYNLFISGHVRECRYHPIGKNVKVCFLKAKVVPGQRVTETPHNPWVCLTKKEGYVMAAHCTCMAGLGEVCSHVAALLFAVEASRSLQEKRTSCTSRKAVWNKYYKDKVDPQRAEDMDFSHPKHGVQIKKARRKPQCDVPPLSEEEAASAFSQLRKLCPTASAVIKEEEDTDTASEDESDVNTETLPPVVYRSCHPAKVPVTSVSVDSILEDVRCNPEQITNLNKATVGQSKSALWRQQRKGRVTSTSMHDVLHASNPTTAVRKVMQYDCKDLSQVPAIQWGMKQEEKARQQYLEATLCICKDVKLEEVGLILYKDFPFIGASPDGMRQCSCHGRTVIEIKCPYKYRDIYPAADLCLSDANYCLDKDCKLKTGHRYYTQVQTHMLVTGVSTCDFVVWTNAGKFFGKIALYGFLGRPMNQEL; encoded by the exons ATGAGTTCTTCAAACAGCTACATTAGCTCTTTGGAGCCTAATGACCGAACCAGGTATTTTGAGAAATTAATGGTAAGTGTCGAAGACGCCGGCGATagttcaaacccggaagtgactggttcggcggtgactggtgacggtgtacgcctacctgacccatacagtctgacag GTTGGAAGGATGATTTGAGCCTCTGGCCAGATACGGACTATGGGTGCATCTACACCTACCTAATCGAGGCTCCAGGTCCGTTTAACGGAGAAGCCATGAAAGCCTATAAATCCCTGGAGGCGTACAATCTCTTTATAAGTGGCCATGTGAGGGAGTGCAGGTACCACCCTAttggaaaaaatgtgaaggtctgcttccttaaggccaaggttgtgccag gacagaGAGTAACAGAGACTCCTCACAACCCATGGgtgtgtttgaccaaaaaagagggTTATGTCATGgcagctcactgcacttgtatggcagg ATTGGGAGAGGTCTGCAGCCATGTGGCTGCACTGCTGTTCGCAGTGGAGGCCTCCAGGTCTCTTCAGGAAAAACGGACGTCATGCACCAGCAGAAAGGCCGTGtggaacaaatattacaaagataag gttgATCCACAAAGGGCTGAGGACATGGACTTTTCGCACCCTAAACATGGAGTCCAGATCAAGAAGGCGCGCCGGAAGCCGCAGTGTGATGTGCCACCACTCAGTGAAGAAGAGGCCGCTTCTGCTTTCTCACAACTGAGGAAGCTGTGTCCCACTGCCAGTGCTGTCATTAAAGAGGAGGAGGACACAGACACAGCATCAGAAGATGAGTCAGATGTCAACACAGAGACGCTTCCCCCTGTGGTATACAGGTCTTGTCATCCAGCCAAAGtccctgttactagtgttagtgtaGACAGCATCCTTGAGGATGTTCGGTGCAACCCCGAGCAAATCACAAACCTCAACAAAGCTACAGTGGGGCAGTCCAAGTCTGCTTTATGGCGTCAGCAACGCAAGGGTCGTGTGACTTCTACATCCATGCATGATGTCCTTCATGCATCAAACCCCACCACTGCAGTACGGAAGGTCATGCAATATGACTGCAAGGATTTGAGCCAA GTTCCAGCTATACAATGGGGGATGAAACAGGAGGAGAAGGCAAGGCAACAGTACCTGGAAGCTACCTTGTGCATCTGCAAGGATGTGAAATTGGAGGAAGTGGGGCTCATTCTCTACAAGGATTTTCCCTTCATAG GTGCATCTCCTGATGGGATGAGACAGTGTTCATGCCATGGAAGAACTGTGATTGAGATCAAGTGCCCATACAAGTACAGGGACATCTATCCTGCTGCAGATCTGTGTCTATCAGATGCCAACTACTGTTTAGATAAGGATTGTAAGCTAAAGACAGGGCACAGATATTACACCCAAGTCCAGACACATATGCTGGTTACCGGTGTCTCAACATGTGATTTTGTAGTGTGGACTAATGCAGGCAAATTTTTTGGGAAGATTGCGCTTTACGGTTTCCTTGGACGGCCAATGAATCAGGAACTTTAG
- the LOC118424142 gene encoding ubiquitin-like protein FUBI isoform X2: MITTRVPLSRVKMQLFVRAQELHALEVSGNETVQEIKTKVNELEGLPVDDLVLTHSGAPLEDSQVLTSCGIRDLSSLLLEVRLRGGKVHGSLARAGKVKGQTPKVDKAEKKKKKTGRAKRRIQYNRRFVNVMPTFGRKKGPNSNS; the protein is encoded by the exons ATGATAACGACTCGAGTTCCACTCTCCAG AGTAAAGATGCAGCTCTTCGTCCGTGCCCAAGAACTCCACGCCCTCGAGGTGTCTGGAAATGAAACCGTACAGGAAATCAAG ACCAAGGTGAATGAGCTGGAGGGCCTGCCTGTGGATGACCTGGTGCTGACCCACAGTGGAGCTCCCCTGGAGGACTCCCAGGTCCTGACCAGCTGTGGCATCAGGGACCTGTCCAGCCTGCTGCTGGAAGTACGACTTAGGGGAG GTAAGGTTCACGGCTCCCTGGCACGTGCAGGCAAGGTCAAGGGTCAGACACCTAAG GTCGACAAggcagaaaagaagaagaagaagactggTCGTGCCAAGAGGCGTATCCAGTACAACCGGCGCTTCGTCAATGTGATGCCCACATTTGGCAGGAAGAAGGGACCCAACTCCAACTCCTAA
- the LOC118424140 gene encoding UBX domain-containing protein 1-like: MSSSLGTLLEMGFPQNRAEKAIAITNDQGPEAAMEWLLAHMDDPDIDEPYQPPQGHVLGKVEESAAAPTDQETGAETPMETGDAAETATVESEAAAEGEGDGAVEQQEAKCLVCDECGKKLRTENDVQMHAVRSGHQSFSESTEEIKPLTEEEKQEQLRKVQERLKQRRQEKAEEEKKEAIEKEKMRRKQGKELVSMKTQHDYEKSKKLVAERKREKMEERMAKQRVKDQIERDRLERAAKFGKAGTPVAPLPGGPQAAPAQPKVETAVEPKKDYEQTRIQVRLFNGTALTQSFKVQEELAAVRLFVELNRTDGEQPFQLMTTFPRKVFTEEDMHKPLKTLGLVPSAVLVLTKLQ; encoded by the exons ATGTCGTCTTCATTGGGGACGCTGCTGGAAATGGGATTCCCACAGAACAGAGC AGAGAAGGCCATCGCTATAACCAATGACCAAGGGCCAGAGGCAGCTATGGAATG GCTCCTTGCCCACATGGATGATCCTGACATTGATGAGCCGTACCAGCCACCTCAGGGACATGTGCTTGGGAAGGTGGAGGAGTCAGCAGCAG CTCCCACAGACCAGGAGACTGGTGCAGAAACACCTATGGAGACAGGGGACGCTGCTGAGACAGCTACAGTGGAAAGTGAGGCTGCTGCAGAGGGGGAAGGAGATGGGGCAGTGGAGCAGCAGGAGGCCAAGTGTCTGGTCTGCGATGA GTGTGGGAAGAAACTCAGGACTGAAAATGATGTACAA ATGCACGCTGTACGAAGTGGTCATCAGAGTTTCTCGGAGTCCACTGAAGAAATAAAACCCCTGACAGAGGAGGAGAAACAAGAACAACTTCGCAA GGTCCAGGAGCGTCTGAAGCAGCGGCGGCAGGAGAAGgcagaagaagagaagaaggagGCCATAGAGAAGGAGAAGATGAGGAGGAAGCAGGGCAAGGAGCTGGTCAGCATGAAGACTCA ACACGACTATGAAAAGTCCAAGAAGCTGGTTGCTGAGAGGAAAAGAGAAAAGATGGAGGAACGAATGGCCAA ACAAAGAGTTAAGGATCAGATAGAGAGAGATAGACTGGAGAGGGCTGCCAAG TTTGGCAAGGCAGGCACACCTGTTGCCCCCCTGCCAGGTGGACCCCAGGCTGCCCCAGCCCAGCCCAAGGTTGAGACTGCAGTTGAGCCCAAGAAGGACTATGAACAAACACGCATTCAG GTACGGCTGTTTAATGGCACTGCGCTGACGCAGAGTTTCAAGGTTCAGGAGGAGCTGGCCGCAGTGCGACTCTTTGTAGAGCTGAACAGAACAGATGGAGAACAACCATTCCAGCTCATGACTACCTTCCCCAGAAAAGTCTTCACTGAGGAGGACATGCATAAACCTCTGAAAACCCTAG GACTAGTACCATCTGCAGTTCTAGTGCTGACCAAGCTGCAGTGA